The Odontesthes bonariensis isolate fOdoBon6 chromosome 19, fOdoBon6.hap1, whole genome shotgun sequence genome includes the window tccgttgtatccattcatcggagccagactaaattagacatccaatccatttaggctggtttatcaggctaaggGATAACGTGACATTTTGAATCCCTGTGCAAATACCAGAAATAAGCAACACACTTCCAACTAAACTCAAATGTCAAATGTTTGTTTCAGATCATTTTACGTCACCAAAAAATGGATAAAGAACCCACCGAAGGTCTCGCAGTCACCGCCGCCAACTAAACACCAAATTAGCTCTCCAAGCCAGCATGTACAGCCTGCAGGAACCAACGCGCCTCTTAAGGTGGACTACACAAGCGTCTACCAAAGTAAGCAACTCGACTATCATCACTGTCACACATACAATAAATATGACGCAGGAAGGGACTGAAGGAAATCAAACTTTTCTCTCTCCAGATGATTTCCAAGCTTGGAAAGCGGAAAGGCGCCAGCCATTTAAGCTGAAAGACAACTTAAACGTCAGCCTAGGATTTTCTCCCACAGGGAACACTTCGACGGCAGAGCCAAAACATGCGTCCGTGAACGCCAAGTCAGCCCAACAGAAGCAAGAACGAAAAGCTTTTGATGGCATCAGCACCTACAGATCGGATTACGTCGCTCATCCGGTGCAGCCCAGACAACGCAGGGCGAATCCCGCTCACCAGACCAGCAAAAGACAGCCTGTAGAGTCGCCCCGGCCAAAGGAAACTTGTGCCACGAACCAAGAAATACATGATAGAGCTAATGAATTCTTTGAACAATTTAAGTCCTGGTCTCTTGAAACCAAGCACCAGGGTCAAACCACAGAATCCAATCTGCCAGCAGAGCATAAGTTTCAGTCCACAACACATGCAGACTCTTTAGCACCTCAGCGTCAAGGCACCAATTCAGCCTCGTTGTCTAAGCAAACCAGTGAGAGAAGCACGGAGCCCTTGCAGGCGACGGTTAGCATGAAGGAGTGCTGCAGAGCTTGGGACCGACCGCAGCGGCTCACTGGCCCACTGGACTGGCCCATGAAAACCACGTTTTCAGGGGCCCAACCTAAATCCGTCGAGACAAGCCAGACCTCTTCAAACCTACACCCCACAGTGGCCGAGAATGCAGTCTTCAAGTGCAGCTGGAAGGAAACGCAGAGGCATCAACCTCCTGCAGAGAAAGGAGGGTTCTCACCCTTCCAGTGCACAGCCAGTATGTGCTGGTCCAGCCCTTTGGACCGAGGACTCGCTTGGTTTTTAGCAGAAGTCAAAGCCTCGTGAAGATCAATAAATACACCGACAACATGCCACACATTAGCCCAGGTGCTTTCTACCTTTGCAGCAATAAAAGCCAGAAACGGTTGTGAAAGTGAGTTAGAGCAGCTATTTTTGTACTTGTGAACATCTTATTGACACTCATCAGCATACCTTATTTTGAAGTAATTCCTGTCTGCTGGACCTTTAGGAATGTGATGAGAGCACACGTCCAAAGGTCGGACACACTATCCCTCTATAATCCAAAAATATCTCTGTAACGAGACTCTAAGTACTCAGCACATTAACTTTTTGTAAATACACAACGACAAACACTGTAATCATGAAATAATGACATTTTATTACAAAAACAAGGTGTTGAGTCGTCCATGTCTTGCCAGGAGAACCGTCATATTTACATCTATAAAAGATTGCTTTTTAAAAAGGTCTTCAATCAAGAACAATATTCCAAAATCCTCACCAAGCATAGCAGCATTCCACTTTATCTTGATGGAGGGGGGGGTTCCagtgcagaaaaaaacacaagggACACTATTTTACTTCATTCAGTTCTCCTCCAGGAAGTACACACCGACACCAACTGTCCT containing:
- the LOC142368678 gene encoding uncharacterized protein LOC142368678 yields the protein MSNVCFRSFYVTKKWIKNPPKVSQSPPPTKHQISSPSQHVQPAGTNAPLKVDYTSVYQNDFQAWKAERRQPFKLKDNLNVSLGFSPTGNTSTAEPKHASVNAKSAQQKQERKAFDGISTYRSDYVAHPVQPRQRRANPAHQTSKRQPVESPRPKETCATNQEIHDRANEFFEQFKSWSLETKHQGQTTESNLPAEHKFQSTTHADSLAPQRQGTNSASLSKQTSERSTEPLQATVSMKECCRAWDRPQRLTGPLDWPMKTTFSGAQPKSVETSQTSSNLHPTVAENAVFKCSWKETQRHQPPAEKGGFSPFQCTASMCWSSPLDRGLAWFLAEVKAS